The Plantactinospora sp. KBS50 sequence CGGGTCCCGATCGTCGACCGGATCCCGATCATCGACCCGGTCCGGGTCACCGGCCCGGTCCGGATCATCGACCGGATCCCGATCGTCGACCGGGTCCGGGTCACCGGCCCGGTCCAGGCCGCCGGGCCGATCCCGGTCACCGGCCGGGTCGGGGTCGCCCGGCGGGGCGGGCGACCCCGACCGGCGGCCGAGCGCCAGCGTGAGTATCGCCACACCAAGGATCAGCACCGGCCCGCGGAGCACCCCCAGCAGCGCCCCCGCCACCTCGACGGCGCCCGGGGTACGCCGGGCCGCGAACCAGTCGCCGATCGCCCCGTCGACGACGGCCAGGCCGCTGTGCCCCACCAGGACGCGCAGCAGCCAGCCCAGCCCCAACCCCAGGCCGAACAGCAGCCCCAGCCCGACCAGCAGGTTGACCGCCAGCGCCCAGCCGGTGCCGAGCCGGTCGGACAGCCGCCGCGCCCACTCGCCGTACCGGCGGCTGGCCCACCGCGACGGTGGCAGCGCCGCGGCCCGCGCGGCCAGCGCCCGGACCGGATCCGGATGCCGGCCCAGCCACCGGCCGAGCAGCACCAGGGCGGCCACGCAGGCCAGCAGCGCCAGCACCGCCCCGGTCGCGTTCCCCAGCAGCGCGCTCACCCGGTGGAACGATTCGCCCGCCAGGTAGCCGACCAGCACCGTGGTGCCCACCCAGGTCAGCACCCCGGCCAGGTTCCAGGGCAGGAACCGCCGGTACGGCATGCCCGCCGCCCCGGCCAGCCGGGGCGCCACGGTGCGGACGAAGGCCAGCCACCGGGCGGCCAGGATGCCCCGGCCGCCGATCCGGTGCACCAGGCGCTCGGCCCGGGCCCAGCGCCGGTCCCCCACCCGGGCGCCCAGCCGACCGGCCCGCAGCGCCGGTCCGCGCCGGCGACCGCTGCGGAACGCGAGCGTGTCGCCGAGCGCCGCCGCGGCCATCATGATGATCATGATGGGGGCGAGGCGCACCGTTCCGGCGTATGCTAGGAAGCCGACCAGCAGCAGGGTGGCCTCGGCGGGCATCATCAGCCCGACGATCACCGCCGTCTCCCCAGCCACCAGCGTCGCCGCCACGACGTAGACAAGCCACGACGGCAACTGCTGCAACAGCGTCGACAGGTCGAGCACCGCGGTCCCCCCGGACATGTCGGTCAGCCGGCCACCCGAGCCCACCGGCGATCAGCCAGCCCGCGCGCCCCCGGCGCGCCCCGACCGGACCGACCACGAAGAATGGACCCCATGCAGACCCGCTCCGATCTCCGTAACGTCGCCATCATCGCGCACGTGGACCACGGCAAGACCACACTGGTGGACGCCATGCTGCGCCAGGCCGGTGCGTTCTCCGCCCGGGCGGAGGTGGCCGACCGTGTGATGGACTCGATGGACCTGGAGCGGGAAAAGGGCATCACCATCCTGGCCAAGAACACCGCCGTGCGCTACGTACCCGCCGACGGCGAGCCGGTGACCATCAACATCATCGACACCCCCGGGCACGCCGACTTCGGCGGCGAGGTCGAGCGCGGCCTCACGATGGTCGACGGCGTGGTGCTGCTGGTGGACGCGAGCGAGGGTCCGCTGCCGCAGACCCGGTTCGTGCTGCGCAAGGCGCTGCGCGCCCGGCTGCCGATCATTCTGGTGATCAACAAGGTGGACCGGCCGGACGCCCGGATCAAGGAGGTCGTCGACGACACGTACGAACTCTTCCTCGACCTGGACGCCGACGACTCCCAGATCGACTTCCCGATCGTGTACGCCTGCGCCCGCGACGGCATCGCCTCGCTGGAGCAGCCCGCCGACGGCGTCGTACCGGCCGACAGCACCTCGCTGGAGCCGCTGTTCCGCACCCTGCTGGACACCATCCCGGCGCCCGGGTACGACGAGGCGGCCCCGCTGCAGGCGCACGTGACCAACCTCGACGCGTCCCCGTTCCTCGGCCGGCTGGCGCTGTGCCGGGTCCGCCAGGGCACGATCCGCAAGGGCACGACGGTCGCCTGGTGCCGCACCGACGGCAGCACCGAGAAGGTCCGCATCTCCGAGCTGCTGATGACCGAGGGCCTGGAGCGCAAGCCGGCCGAGCAGGCCGGCCCGGGCGACATCATCGCGGTCGCCGGGATCCCGGAGATCATGATCGGCGAGACGCTCGCCGACGTGGACGACCCCCGCCCGCTGCCGCTGATCACCGTGGACGAGCCGGCCATCTCGATGACCATCGGCACCAACACCTCGCCGCTGGTCGGCCGGGTCAAGGGCGCCAAGGTCACCGCCCGGATGGTCAAGGACCGCCTGGACAAGGAACTCGTCGGCAACGTGTCGCTGCGGGTGCTGCCCACCGAACGGCCGGATGCCTGGGAGGTGCAGGGCCGCGGCGAGCTGGCGCTGGCCATCCTGGTGGAGCAGATGCGCCGCGAGTCCTACGAGCTGACCGTCGGCAAGCCGCAGGTGGTCACCCGGGAGATCGACGGCAAGGTCTGCGAGCCGGTCGAGCGGCTCACCATCGACGCCCCCGAGGAGTACCTGGGCGCGATCACGCAGCTGCTGGCGACCCGCCGGGGCCGGATGGAGCAACTGGTCAACCACGG is a genomic window containing:
- a CDS encoding DedA family protein yields the protein MLDLSTLLQQLPSWLVYVVAATLVAGETAVIVGLMMPAEATLLLVGFLAYAGTVRLAPIMIIMMAAAALGDTLAFRSGRRRGPALRAGRLGARVGDRRWARAERLVHRIGGRGILAARWLAFVRTVAPRLAGAAGMPYRRFLPWNLAGVLTWVGTTVLVGYLAGESFHRVSALLGNATGAVLALLACVAALVLLGRWLGRHPDPVRALAARAAALPPSRWASRRYGEWARRLSDRLGTGWALAVNLLVGLGLLFGLGLGLGWLLRVLVGHSGLAVVDGAIGDWFAARRTPGAVEVAGALLGVLRGPVLILGVAILTLALGRRSGSPAPPGDPDPAGDRDRPGGLDRAGDPDPVDDRDPVDDPDRAGDPDRVDDRDPVDDRDPAGDAPERRTNLVDVLGTAGAFVPLLLLALVAELTRPDQFRPAAVGGGPGALFPSQNAVVTGSLCTMAWLLSRGTHWAGAVTGWTGAAVGVAIVALARLYLGLDTASETVTAVLLGALWTVFLIVAWRNRDRAAAPDPDS
- the typA gene encoding translational GTPase TypA yields the protein MQTRSDLRNVAIIAHVDHGKTTLVDAMLRQAGAFSARAEVADRVMDSMDLEREKGITILAKNTAVRYVPADGEPVTINIIDTPGHADFGGEVERGLTMVDGVVLLVDASEGPLPQTRFVLRKALRARLPIILVINKVDRPDARIKEVVDDTYELFLDLDADDSQIDFPIVYACARDGIASLEQPADGVVPADSTSLEPLFRTLLDTIPAPGYDEAAPLQAHVTNLDASPFLGRLALCRVRQGTIRKGTTVAWCRTDGSTEKVRISELLMTEGLERKPAEQAGPGDIIAVAGIPEIMIGETLADVDDPRPLPLITVDEPAISMTIGTNTSPLVGRVKGAKVTARMVKDRLDKELVGNVSLRVLPTERPDAWEVQGRGELALAILVEQMRRESYELTVGKPQVVTREIDGKVCEPVERLTIDAPEEYLGAITQLLATRRGRMEQLVNHGTGWIRMEWLVPARGLIGFRTEFLTDTRGTGILHHVFESYEPWFGELRTRNNGSLVADRSGVVTSFAMLNLQERGTLFVEPTTEVYEGMIVGENSRSDDMDVNITKEKKLTNMRSSTADETEKVIPPRKLSLEQALEFCREDECVEVTPVAVRLRKVVLDQTARARAAARRKHAG